One genomic region from Sphingobacterium multivorum encodes:
- a CDS encoding 3-keto-disaccharide hydrolase — protein MKRNTLFKSVLMAAMVGNAVMSYAQTDKSNEKGWTNLFDGKTLNGWKSVGGKAPYSIEGDAIVGRMTKGTPNSFLITEKEYGDFILELDVKLEGNETNSGIQTRSHLDPKANDGRGRVYGRQVEIDPSARAWTGGIYDEARRGWIYPLDLNENAKKAYKVEEFNHIRIEAIGDELRTWINDIPVAYVVDTIDRSGFIGLQVHGIPPKLDGKKVYFKNIKIKTTDLKSKGFPKDLYIVNLKPNDLADAEKKKGVKLLFDGKTNKGWRSIHGDKFPERGWEVKDGQMTVLKSDGGESTNGGDIVTKDKYAVFDLSFEFKLSPGANSGVKYFVTLKEKSKGSAIGLEYQVLDDALHPDAKLGRDGNRTLASLYDLITSNRDDRARRPIGEWNRGRVVVTADNKVEHYLNGIKMLSYERGSKAFKDLVQISKYKDWENFGEAKEGFILLQDHGDRVSFRSIKINTPN, from the coding sequence ATGAAAAGAAATACACTATTTAAATCTGTTTTAATGGCTGCTATGGTCGGCAATGCTGTTATGTCGTATGCCCAGACAGATAAGAGTAATGAGAAAGGTTGGACGAACCTTTTTGATGGAAAAACGCTAAATGGCTGGAAATCTGTCGGCGGAAAAGCTCCTTATTCTATAGAGGGGGATGCTATCGTAGGTCGAATGACAAAAGGTACACCCAATTCTTTTTTGATCACTGAAAAAGAATATGGTGATTTCATATTGGAGCTGGATGTTAAACTTGAAGGCAATGAAACAAACTCAGGTATTCAGACACGGAGCCATCTTGATCCAAAGGCTAATGATGGACGGGGACGTGTATATGGAAGGCAAGTAGAAATAGACCCCTCTGCCCGTGCATGGACAGGTGGAATCTATGATGAGGCGCGTCGTGGATGGATTTATCCACTCGATTTAAATGAAAATGCTAAAAAAGCCTATAAAGTAGAGGAATTCAATCATATTCGAATTGAAGCCATTGGTGATGAGTTGCGCACTTGGATCAATGATATTCCTGTTGCTTATGTCGTTGATACGATCGATAGATCTGGCTTTATCGGGTTGCAGGTGCATGGGATTCCACCTAAACTGGATGGAAAGAAAGTGTACTTTAAGAATATTAAAATAAAAACAACCGACCTCAAATCAAAAGGTTTTCCAAAAGATCTTTATATCGTGAACTTGAAGCCAAACGACTTGGCTGACGCTGAAAAGAAGAAGGGTGTTAAGCTTTTGTTTGACGGTAAAACCAATAAGGGGTGGCGGAGTATACATGGCGATAAATTTCCGGAACGCGGTTGGGAAGTTAAGGATGGCCAAATGACTGTGCTAAAATCTGACGGTGGTGAATCGACCAATGGTGGCGATATCGTCACAAAAGATAAATACGCGGTGTTTGATCTGTCATTTGAATTTAAGCTTAGTCCGGGAGCCAATAGTGGTGTTAAGTATTTTGTGACTTTAAAAGAAAAATCAAAAGGATCGGCTATTGGTTTGGAATATCAAGTGCTGGATGATGCTTTACACCCTGACGCGAAGTTGGGACGTGACGGAAATCGTACCTTAGCATCGCTTTACGATCTCATTACATCCAATCGTGATGATCGCGCGCGCAGACCGATCGGCGAGTGGAATAGGGGTAGAGTTGTTGTTACAGCAGATAACAAAGTTGAACACTATTTAAATGGAATTAAGATGCTGTCTTATGAGCGGGGATCCAAAGCGTTTAAAGACTTGGTTCAGATCAGCAAATATAAAGATTGGGAAAATTTTGGCGAAGCGAAGGAAGGTTTTATTCTTCTCCAGGACCACGGTGATCGTGTTTCATTTCGCAGCATAAAAATTAATACACCGAATTAA
- a CDS encoding Gfo/Idh/MocA family protein yields the protein MNHYLSRRSFVKQSVIAAGAVMLSNSVLGNVNLAKPNERVNLACVGLGNRAADIIKELYKTGLCNIVALCDVDLGAKHTQEILGLFPDAPKFKDFRVMFDKMGNQIDAVSIGTPDFSHFAITMLALDLGKHVYVEKPMARTFLEVELMANKARKNPKLATQMGNQGHSEANYFQFKAWKDAGIIKDVTRIDAHMNMPRRWHGWDVNMKGFPAAETIPETLDWDLWQMQTIGHNYNKDFVNGQWRCWYDFGMGALGDWGAHILDTAHEFLDLGLPTEVSAVKLDGYNSYFFPMSSTLKFHFPKRKKMPAVDINWYDGLDNLPPIPEGYGVSGLDPNIPAPSTGKLEPAKLNPGKIIYSKDLIFKGGSHASTLQIIPAAKAKEMESRLPEVPKSPSNHFANFLKGCKGEEKTRSAFEIAGPLSQVFCLGVIAQRLNSKLILNTQTKEVTNDKFANALLAGPPPARGWEQYYKM from the coding sequence ATGAATCATTATTTATCGCGCAGAAGCTTTGTTAAACAGTCCGTTATCGCTGCAGGAGCTGTTATGCTATCCAATAGTGTATTGGGGAATGTCAATTTGGCCAAACCAAATGAGCGTGTCAACTTAGCCTGTGTAGGCCTGGGAAACAGGGCTGCCGACATCATTAAAGAACTCTATAAAACCGGACTCTGTAATATTGTTGCGCTATGTGACGTAGATCTTGGTGCGAAACATACGCAGGAAATTTTGGGCTTGTTTCCTGATGCACCGAAGTTTAAGGATTTTAGGGTAATGTTTGACAAAATGGGAAATCAGATTGATGCTGTAAGTATCGGAACTCCTGATTTTTCGCACTTTGCCATAACCATGCTTGCACTGGATTTGGGTAAACATGTTTACGTGGAAAAACCAATGGCGAGAACATTCCTTGAAGTCGAACTGATGGCAAATAAAGCTCGGAAAAACCCTAAACTTGCCACCCAGATGGGAAATCAAGGGCACTCCGAAGCAAATTATTTTCAGTTTAAAGCCTGGAAGGATGCCGGTATTATTAAGGATGTGACACGCATCGATGCGCACATGAATATGCCGCGTAGATGGCATGGCTGGGATGTGAATATGAAGGGTTTTCCTGCCGCAGAAACGATTCCCGAAACATTAGATTGGGATCTTTGGCAAATGCAGACTATTGGCCATAATTATAATAAGGATTTTGTGAATGGTCAATGGCGCTGTTGGTATGATTTTGGAATGGGGGCTCTAGGCGATTGGGGGGCACATATATTGGATACAGCACATGAATTTTTAGATTTGGGGCTGCCTACAGAAGTGTCTGCTGTGAAGCTCGACGGGTATAATTCTTATTTTTTCCCCATGTCTTCGACCTTGAAATTTCATTTCCCAAAAAGGAAAAAGATGCCAGCAGTCGATATCAATTGGTATGATGGACTGGATAATTTGCCGCCTATACCGGAAGGCTATGGTGTATCCGGACTGGATCCAAATATTCCTGCACCTAGTACAGGGAAATTGGAACCCGCTAAATTAAATCCTGGGAAAATTATCTATAGCAAGGATTTGATATTTAAAGGTGGCTCACATGCCAGTACCTTGCAGATTATTCCAGCAGCGAAAGCTAAGGAAATGGAATCTAGGCTGCCGGAAGTGCCAAAATCACCGTCAAACCATTTTGCTAATTTCTTGAAAGGTTGTAAAGGTGAAGAAAAGACCCGCTCGGCTTTTGAAATTGCAGGTCCTCTGAGCCAAGTATTTTGCTTGGGTGTAATTGCACAACGCTTGAATAGTAAGTTGATATTGAATACGCAGACAAAAGAAGTGACCAATGATAAGTTTGCCAATGCACTCCTAGCGGGACCTCCACCAGCAAGAGGTTGGGAGCAATATTATAAGATGTAA
- a CDS encoding DinB family protein codes for MENLEVWMRGPIEGVPALLQPVAHALLQVEEDVLKYTAQISSAQLWTKPGGNASIGFHLQHIRGVIDRMFTYAEGKPLSEEQFDYLRNEGADNVGLSTSFLVEHLHQQIKHSLQKLKLIDPDTLTEIRFLGRKRIPTTLIGLLFHAAEHAQRHVGQLLVTARCLS; via the coding sequence ATGGAAAATTTAGAAGTATGGATGCGTGGACCTATTGAAGGGGTACCCGCTCTTCTCCAACCTGTTGCGCATGCACTTTTGCAAGTTGAAGAAGATGTTTTGAAGTATACCGCACAAATATCCTCAGCGCAGCTTTGGACAAAACCGGGTGGCAATGCCAGTATAGGTTTTCATCTGCAACATATTCGCGGAGTAATCGATCGCATGTTTACTTACGCAGAAGGCAAGCCCTTATCGGAAGAACAATTTGATTACCTTCGAAATGAAGGAGCTGACAACGTCGGCCTGAGTACTTCATTTCTGGTCGAACACTTACATCAACAGATCAAACATTCTTTGCAAAAATTAAAGCTTATTGATCCGGACACCTTGACGGAAATACGTTTCTTGGGTAGAAAACGGATTCCTACGACCTTGATCGGCCTGTTGTTCCACGCTGCAGAGCATGCACAGCGCCATGTCGGCCAATTACTGGTAACAGCACGATGTCTTAGCTAA
- a CDS encoding winged helix-turn-helix transcriptional regulator, producing the protein MTKIKTSSTNFSNKKQLEHNCPEVFAANVIGGQWALAICCYLINGALRYSEIKRCLPGITERMLTLQLRKLEDDNIVKRTVYAEVPARVLYELTALGYELKPIIRELGKWGEKLQQVQKS; encoded by the coding sequence ATGACTAAAATCAAGACGAGCTCCACTAACTTTTCAAATAAAAAGCAACTTGAGCATAATTGCCCCGAAGTCTTTGCCGCTAATGTGATCGGAGGTCAATGGGCCCTAGCCATATGCTGTTATCTCATCAATGGCGCGCTACGTTATTCGGAAATCAAAAGATGTTTACCAGGTATCACTGAACGTATGCTCACCTTACAATTGCGCAAGCTGGAAGATGATAACATTGTTAAACGTACTGTATATGCAGAGGTACCGGCACGCGTACTATACGAGCTGACTGCACTGGGTTATGAACTCAAACCAATTATTCGAGAACTAGGGAAATGGGGCGAGAAGTTACAACAGGTTCAAAAATCATAG
- a CDS encoding NAD(P)H-dependent oxidoreductase yields the protein MKTLIVVIHPNFAASVVNKSWVKALENQPELYDIHQLHQVYADDKIDVSAEQQMMEKYDKIVFQFPFYWFNCPPFFKQWLDEVLTYGWAYGKNSGYKLEGKKIALAISAGIDEQEYGETGKYKYSMEQLTSPFEITFDYVKADYQKPFVFYGIEKESSPAWVEEGVTRYLRFLEQL from the coding sequence ATGAAAACATTAATAGTCGTTATTCACCCCAATTTTGCTGCTTCCGTCGTAAATAAAAGTTGGGTTAAAGCCTTGGAAAATCAACCTGAGTTGTATGACATCCATCAACTGCACCAAGTGTATGCTGATGATAAAATTGATGTCTCTGCAGAACAGCAGATGATGGAGAAATATGATAAAATAGTCTTTCAATTTCCCTTTTATTGGTTTAACTGTCCGCCGTTTTTCAAGCAATGGCTGGATGAAGTGCTTACCTATGGATGGGCTTATGGTAAGAACAGTGGCTACAAACTGGAAGGAAAGAAAATCGCATTAGCAATTTCTGCGGGGATAGACGAGCAGGAATATGGGGAGACGGGGAAGTACAAATATAGCATGGAGCAATTAACAAGTCCTTTTGAAATTACTTTTGATTATGTTAAAGCGGATTATCAAAAACCTTTCGTCTTTTATGGAATTGAAAAAGAGTCATCCCCCGCATGGGTAGAAGAGGGCGTCACGCGCTATCTCCGTTTTTTGGAGCAACTATAG
- a CDS encoding SDR family oxidoreductase, translating to MARNDVKGKVVLIAGGAKNLGGLLSRDFAAQGAKLVIHYNSENTKADAEQTLEAVKSAGAEAILVQADLTKIEHITKLFDVAIEQFGGVDIAINTVGKVLKKPIVDTTVEEYDSMSDINSKVAYFFIREAGKKLNANGKICTIVTSLLAAYTGLYSTYEGLKAPVEHFTRAASKEFGERGISVTAVAPGPMDTPFFYGQESEDAVAYHKSASALGGLTDIKDIAPLVEFLVTDGWWITGQTIFANGGYTTR from the coding sequence ATGGCAAGAAATGATGTAAAAGGAAAAGTTGTCCTTATTGCTGGTGGTGCAAAAAACCTCGGCGGATTATTAAGTCGGGATTTTGCGGCTCAAGGGGCAAAGCTGGTGATCCATTACAATAGTGAAAATACCAAAGCAGACGCTGAACAAACTCTGGAAGCTGTCAAATCCGCAGGGGCAGAAGCAATATTAGTGCAGGCGGACCTGACAAAAATTGAGCATATCACGAAACTTTTTGATGTCGCAATTGAGCAGTTTGGTGGCGTAGATATCGCCATTAATACGGTCGGTAAAGTATTGAAAAAGCCAATTGTGGATACCACGGTCGAAGAATATGACAGCATGAGTGACATCAATTCAAAAGTTGCTTATTTCTTTATTAGGGAGGCGGGTAAAAAACTGAATGCAAATGGCAAAATCTGTACGATTGTTACCTCATTATTGGCGGCCTATACGGGATTATACTCTACTTATGAAGGACTGAAAGCTCCAGTAGAGCATTTTACGCGAGCTGCTTCAAAAGAATTTGGAGAACGGGGAATTTCGGTTACTGCTGTAGCCCCGGGGCCAATGGATACGCCATTTTTCTATGGACAGGAAAGCGAAGACGCTGTTGCTTACCATAAATCTGCTTCAGCATTAGGTGGGCTAACCGATATAAAAGACATTGCGCCTTTGGTGGAATTCTTGGTCACCGATGGTTGGTGGATAACAGGGCAGACCATTTTTGCCAATGGTGGTTATACTACACGGTAA
- a CDS encoding helix-turn-helix domain-containing protein — MNTALLSNRKRSEEITIQYFNFLDRHLAELVRGDSIEMMELQDIANILCVSQKHLIKIIQETSGNHPCYFYVQKILACIKDLLVNSDLTIAKIAQMLTYDPSNFTKFFKKYEGMSPSQFRQLKKAKSSP; from the coding sequence ATGAACACAGCATTGCTCTCCAATAGAAAAAGAAGTGAAGAGATTACGATTCAATATTTTAACTTTTTAGATCGTCATTTAGCGGAATTGGTTCGTGGAGACAGCATAGAAATGATGGAGCTTCAGGATATCGCCAACATACTCTGTGTTTCACAAAAGCATCTTATCAAGATTATACAGGAAACTTCCGGAAATCATCCCTGCTATTTTTATGTACAAAAGATATTAGCTTGTATCAAGGACCTACTCGTTAATAGCGATTTGACCATTGCGAAAATTGCACAAATGCTGACATACGACCCGTCCAACTTCACCAAATTTTTTAAAAAATATGAAGGCATGTCGCCTTCACAATTTCGTCAATTGAAAAAAGCGAAAAGTTCACCATAA
- a CDS encoding response regulator transcription factor, with protein sequence MQILLVEDDRRISSFVVKGLEEMGHKVILVESAEAAREWINADSLDIVVLDIMLPGIDGIQFTKMIRYRKNHIPILILSALGEVEDKVEALESGADDFLVKPFSFKELVSRIKALVRRDNYKNVPKDSCVEIHDLKVDLERYEVHKNGKNIDLSPKEFKLLKYLIENRNKTLSRTAILQAVWGIDFDNNTNVVDVYVSYLRGKIDAGSDTSIIKTVKGVGYMLTTD encoded by the coding sequence ATGCAGATACTTTTAGTAGAAGACGATCGCCGTATTAGCAGCTTTGTTGTTAAAGGTCTAGAAGAGATGGGCCACAAGGTCATTTTGGTTGAATCTGCGGAAGCGGCACGTGAATGGATCAATGCGGATTCATTGGACATTGTCGTACTCGATATTATGTTGCCCGGAATAGATGGTATACAATTTACGAAGATGATCCGATATCGAAAAAATCATATTCCAATATTGATTTTAAGTGCCTTAGGAGAAGTTGAAGATAAAGTCGAGGCCTTGGAAAGTGGTGCTGATGATTTTCTTGTCAAACCCTTTTCCTTTAAGGAATTGGTTAGCCGTATCAAAGCTTTGGTACGCCGCGACAATTATAAAAACGTACCAAAGGATAGCTGCGTAGAAATTCATGATTTAAAAGTGGATCTTGAACGGTATGAAGTCCATAAGAATGGTAAAAATATCGATCTATCACCTAAAGAATTTAAACTGTTGAAGTATCTGATCGAAAATCGCAATAAAACCCTTTCAAGAACAGCGATCTTACAGGCCGTCTGGGGAATTGATTTTGATAATAATACCAATGTTGTCGATGTATACGTTTCTTATTTAAGAGGTAAGATTGATGCGGGGAGTGATACCTCCATTATCAAAACGGTGAAAGGGGTAGGTTATATGCTCACAACGGACTGA
- a CDS encoding HAMP domain-containing sensor histidine kinase → MNLKIRLTLFSTLVFTIIFGLATLVIYWIFYNSSERHLISSLEKNAKIAGIYYLEADEQSPLKHMESKNQYESLVKRAMVAVYNAAGKVSYGGMRFDNQVNTDLLNQLKIDKTVYFKTADSFYFGLYYPDNQGDFFVFVKESSADFDHQLNRLLITLVFVFLVALVSIALLSAWLSKYAYLPIRKVIQEIQHKDLSTIQEPLTAIKTKDELQDLIESYNALLRRISENMIIRKNFVSYVSHEFRTPLAGILGSMEVFGAKVRTEEEYRELAETITEHVNFLNQLIGNFLLLTEDQALKRSLETFRIDEIVWDLVPKFSRSFAVPLKVDIEVDEPQYFNFRGNKMLVSLSISNLIENALKYANGQEVLIRMTSADGRLSLQIIDHGIGIPKAELESVKQTFYRGSNVGQVKGSGIGLSFAQIVFKDQGVDFDIRSNHLGTTVSLLFPKF, encoded by the coding sequence ATGAATTTAAAGATTCGACTCACACTCTTTTCTACCTTGGTATTCACCATCATTTTTGGGCTTGCAACGCTAGTCATCTACTGGATATTTTATAATTCTTCTGAACGACATCTGATAAGCTCGCTGGAAAAAAATGCGAAGATAGCCGGTATTTATTACCTTGAAGCCGACGAACAGAGCCCGCTAAAGCACATGGAGTCCAAAAATCAATATGAAAGTCTGGTCAAGCGCGCGATGGTAGCCGTTTATAACGCAGCGGGGAAGGTGAGTTATGGTGGTATGCGGTTTGATAATCAAGTTAATACAGATTTGCTGAACCAGCTGAAAATAGACAAAACGGTTTATTTTAAAACAGCCGATAGCTTTTATTTTGGTTTGTATTATCCCGATAATCAGGGCGATTTCTTTGTGTTTGTCAAAGAGTCCAGCGCAGATTTTGATCATCAGTTGAACCGTTTACTCATTACGCTTGTCTTTGTTTTTCTCGTTGCGTTGGTTAGTATTGCCTTGTTGTCGGCCTGGCTGAGTAAGTATGCTTATCTGCCCATTCGTAAAGTGATCCAAGAAATTCAGCATAAAGATTTAAGTACCATTCAGGAGCCCTTGACCGCCATAAAAACCAAGGATGAACTCCAGGATCTGATTGAAAGTTATAATGCACTCCTACGTCGGATCAGTGAAAATATGATTATCAGAAAGAACTTTGTAAGTTATGTTTCCCACGAGTTCCGAACGCCTTTAGCAGGTATCCTGGGCTCAATGGAGGTCTTCGGCGCAAAAGTTAGAACGGAGGAAGAATACCGTGAACTGGCCGAAACCATTACCGAGCATGTGAACTTTCTGAATCAGCTTATTGGTAATTTTCTATTACTGACCGAAGATCAGGCCCTGAAACGTTCCCTGGAAACCTTTCGTATCGATGAGATCGTGTGGGACCTTGTACCTAAATTTTCGAGATCATTTGCCGTACCCTTGAAAGTCGATATAGAGGTCGACGAGCCACAATACTTTAATTTTCGGGGCAACAAGATGCTCGTCTCCCTTTCGATCTCTAATTTAATCGAAAACGCACTGAAATATGCAAATGGGCAAGAAGTGCTTATCCGAATGACCAGTGCAGATGGCAGACTGTCTTTACAAATTATAGATCACGGCATCGGTATCCCAAAGGCCGAACTGGAGTCAGTGAAACAGACTTTTTATCGTGGGTCAAATGTCGGTCAGGTGAAGGGTAGCGGCATAGGCCTCTCATTTGCACAAATCGTTTTTAAGGACCAGGGCGTAGACTTTGATATTCGCTCGAACCATCTGGGAACTACCGTATCACTGCTATTCCCTAAATTCTAA
- a CDS encoding TolC family protein has protein sequence MRKLRITLFLLLGLSSKLFSQEAVESRLRKSEIEQVFLAHNLSLMAQRFHIQQADAAVLQAKLWPNPTISISEVNLWKNSSSESFPALIGHYGKYQQLAVELEQTIEMAGKRKKRVQLQLLEKENARLQFEELLRNLKYDLRSQCLELQILQEKEQLYSSQVDIFQTLAKSFQNQWKEGNVSEMDYLRIESESIAFGNKLNEIQQEKIAKMNAVASYLGDKGTALYISDTIGMPLFLLGTKQEWKMMALENRSDYKIIHNTWKKSNAQLEIEKAERTPDLKVSMNYDRGGNIMRDFIGLGVAMDLPLFNRNQGNIKVAELELEKNKVEIAQFRIDIEREIDFLSARLSNLETSLKTMDTGFDHKLNVALERYVRNFQERRLTIVEFIDFINNYMENKESILERRAQYLQYKEELTYLIGKDIV, from the coding sequence GTGAGAAAGCTACGTATTACATTATTTTTACTTCTTGGCCTGAGTAGCAAACTATTTTCACAGGAAGCGGTTGAAAGCCGTTTACGAAAATCGGAGATTGAACAGGTGTTCCTTGCGCATAACCTGAGCTTAATGGCACAACGTTTTCATATACAACAGGCTGATGCAGCAGTGCTTCAGGCAAAGCTCTGGCCCAATCCAACCATCTCAATCTCAGAGGTCAATCTTTGGAAAAATTCCAGCAGTGAATCCTTTCCTGCGCTGATCGGTCATTATGGTAAATATCAGCAGCTGGCTGTTGAGCTGGAACAGACGATTGAAATGGCCGGGAAACGGAAAAAAAGAGTGCAATTGCAGCTTTTGGAAAAAGAGAATGCCCGGCTTCAATTTGAAGAATTATTGCGGAATTTGAAATATGATCTCCGGAGCCAATGCCTCGAACTACAGATCTTACAGGAAAAAGAACAATTATACAGTAGTCAGGTCGATATTTTTCAGACCCTAGCGAAGTCCTTTCAAAATCAATGGAAAGAAGGCAATGTGAGTGAAATGGACTATCTCAGGATTGAAAGTGAGTCGATTGCGTTTGGGAATAAACTTAACGAAATCCAGCAGGAAAAAATTGCAAAAATGAATGCAGTTGCGAGCTATCTAGGAGATAAGGGGACTGCACTTTACATTTCGGATACGATAGGTATGCCACTTTTTCTCCTGGGGACGAAACAGGAATGGAAAATGATGGCCCTGGAAAACCGTAGCGACTATAAAATCATCCACAATACCTGGAAGAAAAGTAATGCGCAGTTGGAAATCGAAAAAGCAGAACGTACACCAGATCTCAAGGTATCAATGAATTATGACCGGGGCGGAAATATCATGCGCGATTTTATAGGCCTGGGTGTTGCTATGGATCTTCCTTTATTTAATCGAAACCAGGGGAATATCAAAGTTGCTGAACTGGAACTTGAGAAAAATAAAGTTGAAATCGCGCAATTTCGTATCGATATAGAACGAGAGATCGACTTTCTTTCGGCGCGTTTGAGCAATCTTGAAACTAGTTTGAAGACGATGGATACAGGCTTTGATCATAAACTGAATGTCGCACTTGAACGCTATGTCCGCAATTTTCAAGAACGACGGTTGACCATCGTTGAATTTATAGACTTTATCAATAATTACATGGAAAACAAAGAATCAATATTGGAGCGCAGGGCACAATACCTTCAGTATAAGGAAGAATTGACGTATTTAATCGGAAAGGATATTGTCTAA
- a CDS encoding efflux RND transporter periplasmic adaptor subunit yields MKGNFLMPLTLMSICLLWSCQSTKNEEQVTPPTKGFCLSADFKNQIKIDSIQKRVVFEQIALNGVIQYDQDELAALKSPIPGIVQSVSVKMGDYVEKGQILVSLKGTSVNDLGKELRELENSKRLVESKLASLRSLLKDGMASQRELEEMESELKATQIGIRHVKANMNLLNGSSENGLFYIRAPKAGYIVDKKVSPGMTVGDDAELLSVSKLNEVWVSVNIYANNLPFVKNGAPVKITTLAYKGESFDGYIDQVANFFDPEERVVKARVKLLNKDLRLKPGMSVDVLVEKAVSGQEQQMLAIPKDAIILHNNQNFVVLYKNDCDLSVKPVDIVAENETYAFVKTGIAEGDQVLTENELIVFDELINR; encoded by the coding sequence ATGAAAGGGAACTTTTTAATGCCACTGACACTCATGTCCATATGTTTATTGTGGAGCTGTCAATCAACGAAAAATGAAGAGCAGGTTACGCCGCCAACCAAAGGGTTTTGCCTCAGCGCAGATTTCAAAAACCAAATTAAAATTGATTCAATACAGAAGCGGGTGGTATTTGAACAGATCGCTTTAAATGGGGTCATTCAATACGATCAGGATGAGCTTGCTGCACTAAAGAGCCCGATACCCGGTATCGTGCAGTCTGTCTCCGTCAAGATGGGTGATTATGTGGAGAAGGGACAGATTCTCGTATCGCTTAAAGGGACCTCGGTCAATGATTTAGGAAAGGAGCTGCGTGAGCTGGAGAATAGCAAGCGCTTGGTGGAGAGTAAATTGGCAAGTCTTCGCAGTCTACTGAAAGATGGTATGGCTTCCCAACGGGAACTGGAAGAGATGGAAAGTGAATTGAAAGCCACACAAATCGGAATACGTCATGTAAAGGCCAATATGAATCTGCTCAATGGATCATCAGAAAATGGCCTATTTTACATCCGTGCACCCAAAGCGGGTTATATAGTTGATAAAAAGGTGAGTCCTGGTATGACAGTGGGTGATGATGCCGAATTACTTTCAGTAAGTAAACTGAATGAAGTATGGGTTTCGGTCAATATTTATGCAAATAATTTACCCTTTGTGAAAAATGGTGCGCCTGTCAAAATTACCACCTTAGCCTATAAAGGAGAATCTTTTGATGGCTATATTGATCAGGTTGCCAATTTCTTTGATCCGGAAGAACGTGTCGTCAAGGCGCGCGTAAAGTTGTTGAACAAAGACCTGAGGTTAAAGCCGGGCATGAGTGTGGATGTATTGGTGGAAAAAGCTGTTTCAGGACAAGAACAGCAGATGCTGGCTATTCCCAAAGATGCCATCATTCTGCATAATAACCAGAATTTCGTGGTGCTGTACAAAAATGACTGCGACCTGTCCGTAAAGCCTGTGGATATTGTTGCTGAGAATGAAACCTATGCTTTTGTCAAAACAGGAATAGCCGAAGGAGATCAGGTGTTGACAGAAAATGAGCTGATTGTATTTGATGAATTGATAAATAGATAG